In Caldanaerobius fijiensis DSM 17918, a single window of DNA contains:
- a CDS encoding aminopeptidase — MGDEKTLGEELSEKLAYKVDNAWNKIGPEEKDRVFQYCEDYKAFLNYAKTEREAAEEIIRRAKEKGFVSLNEYISKGQKPSPGTRLYFENRGKSVILIVVGEQPLEKGINMIASHIDAPRIDLKPNPLYENNNLALLKTHYYGGIKKYQWVTIPLALHGVVVRSNGEKVNIKIGEDINDPVLHITDILPHLAQEQMKKTLGEAITGESLNPLLGSIPIDDKKADEKVKLNILRLLNEKYGIVEEDFTSAELELVPALKARDVGIDRSMIGGYGQDDRVCAYTSMTAILELDKPEYTCMAIFADKEEIGSVGNTGMDSMFFENTIAELLGLCYPNYSDLLLRRTMDNSRMLSADVNAAVDPNYEEAFEKRNCSYMGRGLVLTKYTGVRGKGGSNDANAEFVGRIRKIFNDNKVAWQIGELGKVDLGGGGTVAMFAANHGIQVVDCGVALLSMHSPYEVSSKIDVYMAHRGYKAFYLNGK, encoded by the coding sequence ATGGGAGACGAAAAAACTCTAGGTGAAGAGTTATCAGAAAAACTGGCTTATAAAGTCGATAACGCGTGGAATAAGATTGGTCCTGAGGAAAAAGATAGGGTGTTTCAATACTGTGAAGATTACAAGGCTTTCTTAAATTATGCCAAAACTGAGCGGGAAGCTGCTGAAGAGATTATAAGGCGTGCTAAGGAAAAGGGATTTGTATCACTAAATGAATACATTTCAAAAGGTCAGAAACCTTCGCCAGGAACGCGCCTTTACTTTGAAAACCGCGGGAAATCGGTAATTTTAATCGTAGTAGGAGAGCAACCCCTTGAAAAAGGGATAAACATGATCGCCTCGCATATCGATGCGCCGCGTATCGATTTAAAGCCAAATCCCCTTTATGAGAACAACAACCTGGCATTGCTTAAGACCCATTATTATGGAGGCATAAAGAAATACCAGTGGGTTACAATTCCTTTGGCTTTGCATGGTGTTGTGGTAAGGTCCAATGGAGAAAAAGTAAATATAAAGATAGGGGAAGATATAAACGATCCTGTATTACATATAACAGATATATTGCCCCATCTGGCACAAGAGCAGATGAAAAAGACCTTAGGCGAAGCCATCACTGGTGAGAGTCTGAATCCTTTGCTTGGTAGCATACCTATTGACGACAAAAAAGCTGATGAAAAGGTTAAGCTGAATATTTTGAGATTGTTAAACGAAAAATACGGTATAGTAGAAGAAGATTTTACCAGTGCAGAATTGGAGCTGGTTCCTGCGCTTAAGGCTAGGGACGTAGGCATTGACAGGAGCATGATAGGTGGATATGGGCAGGACGATAGGGTATGTGCCTACACATCCATGACAGCTATACTGGAGCTGGATAAGCCTGAATACACGTGCATGGCTATTTTTGCCGATAAAGAGGAAATAGGGAGCGTTGGCAATACCGGTATGGATTCTATGTTTTTTGAGAATACCATTGCAGAATTGTTGGGACTTTGCTATCCCAATTACAGTGATCTACTTTTGAGGAGAACTATGGACAATTCCAGGATGTTGTCCGCTGATGTAAATGCTGCAGTAGATCCCAACTATGAAGAGGCTTTTGAGAAAAGAAATTGTTCTTATATGGGAAGAGGACTGGTATTGACTAAATATACCGGTGTCCGCGGAAAAGGTGGTTCTAACGATGCCAATGCAGAGTTTGTAGGAAGAATTCGAAAAATATTCAATGATAATAAAGTAGCATGGCAAATAGGTGAATTGGGCAAGGTGGATTTAGGAGGAGGGGGAACTGTAGCCATGTTTGCGGCCAACCACGGTATACAGGTCGTAGATTGTGGTGTGGCACTGTTGAGTATGCATTCCCCCTATGAGGTATCGTCTAAGATAGATGTTTATATGGCCCATAGAGGATATAAAGCCTTTTATCTCAATGGCAAATAA
- a CDS encoding CAP domain-containing protein, which translates to MKRLKIMAIALATAALFSASTANAASTAINYNTPLYYRYRYYTYYSYYYNRYTQKTYSPNTYTSNTNNTIKQHLTPATENAVRSADNYALSQDEQKMISYINSERTKRGLSELNINPQLSKIAHLKAEDMLNNNYFSHTSPTYGSPFDMMKKFGISYTMAGENIAKNTDVYKAHVALMNSEGHRANILNSSYTDVGVGIVHDNRGGIIVVEMFIKK; encoded by the coding sequence ATGAAAAGATTAAAGATCATGGCAATTGCGCTGGCTACCGCCGCCTTATTTTCAGCAAGCACGGCTAATGCTGCATCGACTGCAATCAATTATAATACTCCCCTTTACTACAGATACCGATACTATACGTATTACAGCTATTATTATAATAGGTATACGCAAAAAACTTATAGCCCGAACACTTACACTTCAAACACAAATAATACTATTAAGCAACATCTTACGCCAGCAACAGAAAATGCAGTAAGATCTGCAGATAATTATGCCTTGTCGCAGGACGAGCAGAAAATGATAAGCTATATAAACAGTGAAAGGACAAAGAGAGGTTTAAGCGAACTCAATATAAACCCACAGCTATCAAAAATTGCTCATTTAAAGGCAGAAGATATGCTGAACAACAACTATTTTTCACATACATCGCCGACCTATGGCTCTCCCTTTGATATGATGAAAAAGTTCGGGATATCCTATACCATGGCCGGCGAAAACATAGCAAAAAATACAGATGTATACAAAGCCCACGTAGCTTTGATGAATTCAGAAGGTCATCGAGCTAATATACTAAATAGTTCTTACACCGATGTAGGTGTAGGGATTGTCCACGATAACAGGGGCGGAATAATCGTTGTGGAAATGTTTATAAAGAAATAA
- a CDS encoding DUF3343 domain-containing protein yields MHEFCIIVFYSSQHAMYFESRLKYLGLNVAVMPTPRGITQGCSYSIRFSIEDFEKVAQEYDKIKFPIAGIFKVMMMYGKYKAVEKLK; encoded by the coding sequence ATGCATGAGTTTTGTATAATAGTGTTTTACTCCTCCCAACATGCGATGTATTTTGAGAGCAGGTTAAAATATTTAGGACTGAATGTAGCTGTCATGCCTACACCAAGGGGTATTACACAGGGGTGTAGTTATTCTATCAGGTTTAGCATAGAGGATTTCGAGAAGGTGGCACAGGAGTACGACAAAATAAAGTTCCCTATAGCGGGAATTTTTAAGGTTATGATGATGTACGGGAAATACAAAGCGGTAGAGAAATTAAAATGA
- a CDS encoding GNAT family N-acetyltransferase, whose translation MGFTVVRRLEDLKKYESKWAGLQKIESFTPFLSYEWIVEWLKFFKKGRKPFILLGEENDELVSLMPLIGSMLRYRFIGYNNSDYIDIIDQKWRFEQIMSLARGAIPGDAIIDLEHIPEDSYFLKYIKENFKDDAAVIPQESCPYMELAPDWEQCKSGLNKRFRKNLEYSMRRLERDFRFEVVKPRSEVDVEVFMKHLIKFHQERWHKKMMPGAFYSEKIRQFHVSVAKKLFKRDFLILNAIKINEKIAAVIYGFKTDRCYYYYLSGFDQNYAKFSLGNVLVGLTVKEAIENGAKIFDFLRGNESYKYLWTDKEKRVYRVIISRGTIVSKALKGGVMAENSIVTYIKEKFS comes from the coding sequence ATGGGTTTTACAGTAGTACGCAGACTTGAGGATTTAAAGAAATACGAGAGCAAATGGGCTGGTTTGCAAAAAATTGAATCCTTTACACCTTTTCTGAGCTATGAATGGATAGTAGAATGGTTAAAATTTTTTAAAAAAGGGCGCAAGCCGTTTATTCTGCTGGGTGAAGAAAATGATGAGCTTGTATCGCTGATGCCACTGATCGGTTCAATGCTCCGATACAGGTTTATAGGGTACAATAACAGCGATTACATTGATATTATAGATCAAAAATGGCGATTTGAGCAGATAATGAGTCTGGCCAGAGGGGCTATACCCGGCGATGCAATAATTGACCTTGAACACATACCTGAAGACTCATACTTTCTAAAGTACATAAAAGAAAATTTCAAAGATGATGCTGCTGTAATTCCACAGGAATCTTGTCCATATATGGAATTGGCGCCGGATTGGGAGCAGTGCAAAAGTGGATTAAACAAGCGCTTTAGAAAAAATCTTGAATACTCTATGAGGAGACTGGAGAGGGATTTTAGATTCGAGGTTGTGAAGCCCCGTTCTGAGGTTGACGTAGAGGTGTTTATGAAGCACCTTATCAAATTTCATCAGGAAAGATGGCACAAAAAGATGATGCCAGGTGCTTTTTATTCTGAAAAGATAAGGCAGTTTCACGTATCGGTGGCAAAAAAGCTTTTTAAAAGGGACTTTTTGATATTAAATGCTATCAAAATCAATGAGAAAATAGCTGCGGTTATATATGGATTTAAAACAGACCGCTGCTATTATTATTACCTCAGCGGATTTGATCAGAATTATGCTAAATTCAGCCTGGGAAATGTATTGGTTGGCCTCACGGTAAAAGAGGCTATAGAAAATGGGGCTAAAATATTTGATTTTTTAAGAGGCAACGAAAGCTATAAGTATCTGTGGACGGATAAAGAGAAACGAGTGTATAGAGTTATAATATCCCGTGGAACAATAGTGTCGAAGGCTTTAAAGGGAGGAGTTATGGCAGAAAATAGTATTGTGACCTATATAAAAGAAAAATTTTCTTGA
- a CDS encoding DedA family protein, with product MDSGFAKHLYDYVVQYGYIAVFLGLAIEGTGMPGPVEILFFASGILIAKGSFSLWAVILIATLGNLTGNLAAYAAGYYGGRPFIEKYGRYLHVSAQDIDKVSKWYDRYGGVVVFISRIIGITRTPAIWISGISRMNVISYAFYSLCGDFVWASFWTVVSAQSINIFNVVRKNGHILYIIIPIIIILVVFVWWKFIKFYRTGRI from the coding sequence ATGGACAGCGGTTTTGCCAAGCATTTATACGACTATGTCGTCCAATACGGGTATATTGCGGTGTTTTTGGGCCTGGCCATTGAAGGTACAGGTATGCCAGGCCCTGTGGAAATATTGTTTTTTGCATCAGGTATATTGATAGCAAAGGGCAGCTTTTCGCTTTGGGCTGTGATTTTGATTGCCACCCTTGGCAATTTAACGGGGAATCTGGCGGCATATGCTGCTGGATATTATGGGGGAAGACCTTTTATAGAAAAGTACGGCAGGTATTTGCATGTATCTGCTCAGGATATAGATAAGGTGAGCAAATGGTATGACAGGTATGGTGGCGTTGTTGTATTTATAAGTAGGATTATAGGGATCACCAGAACCCCTGCCATCTGGATTTCTGGTATATCGCGCATGAATGTGATAAGCTATGCTTTTTACTCGCTATGCGGTGATTTTGTCTGGGCGAGTTTTTGGACTGTTGTAAGCGCTCAGAGCATAAACATCTTTAACGTAGTGAGGAAAAACGGTCATATTCTCTATATAATAATACCGATTATCATCATACTCGTCGTTTTTGTGTGGTGGAAATTCATTAAATTTTATAGAACCGGGAGAATTTAA
- a CDS encoding MarR family winged helix-turn-helix transcriptional regulator, with the protein MDTLDRDLATVMAAFYFDNIKHFKHLFKDAVITPSQYKILSNIKKIQPCKMGDLSSVSYISFGSLTVMVNKLVEEGFVDRIPCKKDRRIIYVKLSEKGEQYLKESAEHFISLLEDKVRSLKEEDKQKLKELLSQVNELLKKVWV; encoded by the coding sequence ATGGATACATTGGATCGCGATCTTGCTACGGTTATGGCTGCGTTTTATTTTGACAATATAAAACACTTCAAACATCTATTTAAGGACGCTGTCATAACGCCGTCTCAATATAAAATACTCAGCAATATAAAAAAAATTCAGCCCTGCAAGATGGGAGACCTCAGCAGCGTTTCATATATAAGTTTTGGCAGTCTTACGGTCATGGTAAATAAGCTGGTGGAGGAAGGCTTTGTAGACAGGATACCCTGTAAAAAAGACCGCAGGATAATCTATGTTAAACTTTCCGAAAAAGGGGAACAATACTTAAAGGAAAGTGCCGAACACTTTATAAGTTTGCTGGAAGACAAAGTTCGTTCCTTAAAAGAAGAAGACAAACAAAAGCTGAAGGAACTACTATCGCAGGTCAATGAATTGCTTAAGAAAGTATGGGTTTAG
- the trxA gene encoding thioredoxin — MAVIEARDGNFAQEVLNADKPVLVDFWAEWCMPCRMMAPVVDQIAEEHPEIKVVKLNVDENPLIASTYRIMSIPTLGIFKDGKMVDKVIGVTPKQHLLNKILQYVD, encoded by the coding sequence ATGGCGGTTATTGAAGCCAGAGATGGTAATTTCGCACAAGAGGTGTTGAATGCTGATAAACCGGTACTGGTAGATTTTTGGGCAGAGTGGTGCATGCCTTGCAGGATGATGGCACCTGTTGTGGACCAGATAGCTGAGGAACATCCTGAGATAAAGGTTGTAAAGTTAAACGTAGATGAAAATCCCCTGATCGCGTCGACATACAGGATAATGAGCATACCGACATTGGGCATTTTCAAAGACGGCAAGATGGTCGATAAGGTCATAGGAGTTACACCGAAGCAGCATCTGTTAAATAAAATATTGCAATACGTAGACTAA
- a CDS encoding glycosyltransferase family 4 protein, with amino-acid sequence MSVLIITTIDLSNSLTQRPHHMIRYLKNKGIKVTVLSASFENSGEIRDITEENVRYITISLRFLDTFDPRSMYIPYSRIDNEQYDVCMAVGPWAGMIAIILKRQRKINKLVYEDVDYFPAFFDYDIIYERVRQMEKTCLTWADIVVCVSEELVELRRYQTNTPVYFIPNGVDLGVFKEKKAEESESTLDDGIGVDAVDLIYSGALEDWAGVEFVIRGMRELIKILPDIKLAVLGKGSKGNMLFQLVKDLSLENSVRFYGTVKYDELPRYFKNARIGIAVLKPVELIRYAFPLKVIEYMAAGLPVIATDIGDMGRILKKNGAGIAINYSQAEFVEAACALLNDKELYKKCSENARKTSKKYDWNCLFDEEFDIIDI; translated from the coding sequence ATGAGTGTACTTATTATCACTACCATTGATCTAAGCAATTCTCTTACTCAAAGACCCCATCATATGATCAGGTACTTAAAAAACAAGGGTATAAAGGTAACGGTTTTATCGGCGTCTTTTGAAAACAGCGGTGAAATAAGAGATATTACAGAAGAGAACGTAAGATATATCACAATATCATTGCGCTTTCTCGATACCTTTGATCCCAGATCTATGTATATTCCTTATTCACGGATAGATAATGAGCAATATGATGTTTGCATGGCCGTAGGACCCTGGGCAGGAATGATCGCTATTATATTGAAGCGCCAGCGCAAGATCAATAAACTGGTGTATGAAGATGTAGATTATTTTCCCGCCTTTTTTGACTATGATATAATATACGAGAGAGTAAGGCAGATGGAGAAAACCTGTCTCACATGGGCAGATATTGTTGTATGCGTAAGTGAAGAACTGGTAGAATTGAGGCGATATCAGACTAACACTCCTGTATATTTTATACCTAATGGAGTGGATCTTGGCGTTTTTAAAGAAAAAAAGGCTGAGGAATCGGAATCGACTTTAGATGATGGAATAGGTGTAGATGCGGTGGATTTGATATATTCTGGGGCGCTGGAAGACTGGGCTGGAGTGGAGTTTGTTATAAGGGGAATGCGGGAACTGATTAAAATTTTACCTGATATAAAGCTTGCTGTGTTGGGTAAGGGGAGCAAAGGGAACATGCTGTTTCAGCTGGTAAAAGACCTATCATTAGAAAACTCGGTGAGATTTTACGGTACTGTTAAGTACGATGAACTGCCACGGTATTTCAAAAATGCTCGGATTGGAATAGCGGTTTTAAAGCCTGTGGAACTTATTAGATATGCTTTTCCATTAAAAGTAATAGAATATATGGCAGCCGGTCTGCCTGTAATAGCCACAGATATAGGCGATATGGGAAGAATATTAAAGAAGAACGGTGCAGGTATTGCTATAAATTATAGCCAGGCCGAGTTTGTAGAAGCAGCATGTGCCCTTTTAAATGATAAAGAGCTTTACAAAAAGTGTTCAGAAAATGCTAGAAAAACCTCTAAAAAATACGATTGGAATTGCTTATTTGATGAAGAGTTTGATATAATAGACATATGA